Proteins encoded together in one Mycobacterium noviomagense window:
- a CDS encoding 50S ribosomal protein L25/general stress protein Ctc → MAKSAGSSTNQLSVSVRTETGKGASRRARRNGKIPAVLYGHGSEPQHLELPGHDFAAVLRHSGTNAVLTLDIDGKEQLALTKAIDVHPIRHTIQHADLLLVRRGEKVTVEVTVDVVGEPPPGTLVTQETSTIEIEAEALSIPEELTVSVEGAEPDTQFTAGQIALPAGVRLITDPDQLVVNVGHAPTAEELEAEGAGEVPEREEAPEEAAEEAEAGEAESE, encoded by the coding sequence ATGGCCAAGTCTGCGGGTTCGTCAACCAATCAGCTGAGCGTGTCGGTGCGCACAGAGACCGGCAAAGGCGCGTCCCGCCGGGCCCGGCGCAACGGCAAGATCCCAGCGGTCCTCTACGGCCACGGCAGTGAGCCGCAGCATCTGGAGTTGCCTGGCCACGACTTCGCCGCGGTGTTGCGGCACTCGGGCACCAACGCCGTGCTGACCCTCGACATTGACGGCAAGGAGCAGCTGGCGTTGACCAAGGCGATCGACGTCCACCCGATTCGACACACCATCCAGCACGCGGACCTGCTGTTGGTGCGCCGTGGCGAGAAAGTGACCGTCGAAGTCACCGTCGACGTCGTGGGTGAGCCCCCGCCGGGCACCTTGGTCACTCAGGAAACCAGCACGATCGAGATCGAGGCTGAGGCGCTGTCGATTCCTGAGGAGCTGACGGTGTCGGTCGAGGGCGCGGAGCCCGACACGCAGTTCACCGCTGGGCAGATCGCGCTACCGGCCGGCGTCAGGCTGATCACCGATCCAGACCAGTTGGTCGTCAATGTCGGCCACGCACCGACGGCCGAGGAACTGGAGGCAGAGGGTGCCGGCGAGGTGCCGGAACGCGAAGAGGCCCCGGAAGAGGCCGCCGAGGAAGCCGAGGCCGGCGAGGCCGAGTCCGAGTAG
- the pth gene encoding aminoacyl-tRNA hydrolase codes for MAEPSPASRGPRLVVGLGNPGPNYARTRHNLGFMVADLLAARLGSTFKAHKRSGAEIATGRLGGSAVVLAKPRSYMNESGRQVAPLAKFYSVPPADIIVIHDDLDLDFGRIRLKLGGGEGGHNGLRSVVAALGTKDFERVRIGIGRPPGRKDPAAFVLENFTAAERTEVPTICEQAADATELLIELGLEPAQNRVHAW; via the coding sequence ATGGCCGAACCGTCCCCTGCTTCGCGGGGGCCCCGGCTGGTGGTCGGCCTTGGCAACCCGGGACCCAACTACGCTCGGACCCGGCACAACCTCGGATTCATGGTCGCCGACCTGCTTGCCGCGCGACTGGGGTCGACGTTCAAGGCGCACAAGCGTTCTGGCGCGGAGATCGCCACCGGCCGACTCGGAGGCTCCGCAGTGGTGTTGGCCAAGCCGCGCAGTTATATGAACGAGTCGGGCCGACAAGTTGCGCCGCTGGCCAAGTTCTACTCGGTGCCGCCGGCCGACATCATCGTCATCCACGACGATCTGGACTTGGACTTCGGTCGCATCCGGCTAAAGCTCGGCGGCGGCGAAGGCGGCCACAACGGGCTGCGCTCGGTGGTTGCGGCGTTGGGCACCAAGGACTTCGAGCGGGTGCGCATCGGCATCGGGCGTCCGCCCGGACGGAAGGACCCGGCGGCGTTCGTGTTGGAGAACTTCACCGCCGCTGAGCGCACCGAGGTGCCGACGATCTGCGAGCAGGCCGCCGACGCCACGGAGTTGCTCATCGAACTCGGGTTGGAGCCGGCCCAAAACCGTGTGCACGCGTGGTGA
- a CDS encoding fatty acyl-AMP ligase, with the protein MSRFTEKMYRNAHTSPRGMVTGEPHNPVRHTWREVHERARRIAGGLAANGIGHGDAVGVLVGAPVEIAPTAQGLWMRGASLTMLHQPTPRTDLAVWAQDTTTVIDMIEAKAVIVSDPFMAAAPVLEQRGVKVMTVEQLLDSDPIDPIDTDEDDLALMQLTSGSTGSPKAVQITHRNVYSNVEAMFVGVKYDLEKDVMISWLPCFHDMGMIGFLTVPMYFGAELVKITPLDFLRDTLLWAKLIDKYKGTFICGPNFAYSLFAKRLRKQAKPGQFDLSTLRIAMSGAEPVDPADVEDLIEAGKPFGLRPEAILPAYGMAETTLAVSFSPVEQGLIVDEVDADLLAALRRAVPATKGNTRRLASLGPVLDGIEARIVDEDGNVLPPRGVGVIELRGEPITPGYVTMGGFIPAQDEHGWYDTGDLGYMMENGHIVVCGRVKDVIIMAGRNIYPTDIERAACRVPRVRPGCAVAVRLDAGHSRETFAVAVESNAYEDPAEVRRIEHEVAHEVVTEVDVRPRNVVVLGPGTIPKTPSGKLRRANSVTLVT; encoded by the coding sequence GTGAGCAGGTTTACCGAGAAGATGTACCGCAACGCCCACACCAGCCCTCGCGGCATGGTCACCGGCGAGCCGCACAACCCGGTCCGGCACACCTGGCGCGAAGTACACGAGCGGGCCCGCCGCATCGCCGGTGGACTGGCCGCCAACGGCATCGGCCACGGTGACGCAGTCGGTGTGCTCGTCGGCGCCCCGGTCGAGATCGCGCCGACGGCGCAGGGTTTGTGGATGCGCGGCGCCAGTCTCACCATGCTGCATCAGCCCACCCCGCGCACCGACTTGGCGGTGTGGGCCCAGGACACCACCACGGTCATCGACATGATCGAGGCTAAAGCGGTCATCGTCTCCGACCCGTTCATGGCGGCCGCACCAGTGCTGGAGCAGCGGGGCGTCAAGGTGATGACCGTCGAGCAGCTGCTGGACTCTGACCCGATCGACCCCATCGACACCGACGAGGACGATCTGGCGCTCATGCAGCTGACGTCGGGTTCGACCGGATCTCCTAAAGCGGTTCAGATCACGCACCGCAACGTGTACTCCAACGTCGAAGCCATGTTCGTCGGCGTCAAGTACGACCTCGAAAAAGACGTGATGATCAGCTGGCTGCCCTGTTTCCACGACATGGGCATGATCGGCTTTTTGACCGTCCCCATGTACTTCGGCGCCGAGCTGGTCAAGATCACGCCCCTGGATTTCCTGCGCGACACGCTGCTGTGGGCCAAGCTGATCGACAAGTACAAGGGCACATTCATCTGCGGCCCCAACTTCGCTTATTCGCTGTTCGCCAAGCGGCTGCGCAAGCAAGCCAAGCCCGGCCAGTTCGACCTGTCGACCCTGCGGATCGCGATGTCGGGTGCCGAACCGGTGGACCCCGCCGACGTCGAGGACCTGATCGAGGCGGGCAAGCCGTTCGGACTGCGGCCGGAGGCCATCCTGCCCGCTTACGGCATGGCCGAAACCACGCTGGCGGTGTCCTTCTCGCCGGTGGAACAGGGACTGATCGTCGACGAGGTGGACGCCGACCTGCTCGCTGCGCTGCGGCGGGCGGTGCCGGCCACCAAGGGCAACACCCGTCGGCTGGCTTCGCTGGGGCCGGTGCTCGACGGAATCGAGGCGCGCATAGTCGACGAGGACGGCAATGTGCTGCCGCCGCGCGGTGTCGGGGTGATCGAGTTGCGTGGCGAGCCGATCACCCCGGGCTACGTGACGATGGGTGGGTTCATCCCCGCGCAAGACGAGCACGGCTGGTATGACACCGGCGACCTGGGCTACATGATGGAGAACGGTCACATTGTGGTCTGCGGTCGGGTCAAGGACGTCATCATCATGGCCGGCCGTAATATCTATCCCACCGACATCGAGCGGGCGGCGTGCCGGGTTCCCCGCGTGCGGCCGGGCTGTGCGGTGGCGGTGCGACTCGATGCCGGCCATTCACGTGAGACGTTTGCCGTCGCAGTGGAGTCCAACGCCTACGAGGACCCGGCTGAAGTGCGTCGCATCGAGCACGAGGTGGCGCACGAGGTCGTCACCGAGGTCGACGTGCGGCCGCGCAACGTCGTCGTGCTGGGACCGGGCACCATCCCGAAGACACCGTCGGGCAAGCTGCGCCGCGCCAACTCCGTCACGCTGGTTACCTAA
- a CDS encoding 4-(cytidine 5'-diphospho)-2-C-methyl-D-erythritol kinase, producing the protein MDGSTAAQWVPTGSVTVRVPGKVNLYLGVGDRRADGYHELTTVFQAVSLVDEITVRNADVLSLKVSGEGADEVPTDERNLAWQAAELMAEHVGRAPDVSITIDKSIPVAGGMAGGSADAAAVLVGMNVLWELGVPRRDLHALAAKLGSDVPFALHGGTALGTGRGEELATVLSRNTFHWVLAFADSGLSTAAVFAELDRLREVGEPPRLAEPGPVLAALAAGDPQQLAPLLGNELQAAAVSLDPALRRALRAGVEAGALAGIVSGSGPTCAFLCSSASSAIDVGTQLSGAGVCRTVRVASGPVHGARVVPAPVTEV; encoded by the coding sequence ATGGACGGAAGCACCGCCGCTCAGTGGGTCCCCACTGGGTCGGTGACGGTCCGGGTGCCCGGAAAAGTCAACCTCTACCTCGGCGTCGGGGATCGCCGCGCCGACGGTTACCACGAGCTGACGACGGTGTTCCAGGCGGTTTCACTGGTCGATGAAATTACTGTTCGCAACGCCGACGTGCTCTCGCTCAAGGTCAGCGGCGAAGGGGCCGACGAAGTGCCCACCGATGAGCGCAACCTGGCTTGGCAAGCGGCCGAGCTGATGGCCGAACACGTCGGCCGGGCACCAGATGTTTCGATCACCATCGACAAATCCATTCCGGTCGCCGGCGGGATGGCAGGCGGAAGCGCCGACGCCGCCGCGGTACTGGTCGGCATGAACGTCCTGTGGGAGCTCGGCGTGCCGCGTCGTGACCTTCACGCGCTCGCCGCGAAGCTGGGCAGCGACGTGCCGTTCGCGCTGCATGGCGGCACCGCGCTGGGAACCGGGCGCGGCGAGGAGCTGGCCACGGTGCTGTCGCGCAACACCTTCCACTGGGTGCTGGCATTTGCCGACAGCGGCCTGTCGACGGCAGCGGTGTTCGCCGAGCTCGACCGGTTGCGGGAGGTTGGAGAACCGCCGCGGCTTGCTGAGCCCGGCCCTGTACTGGCAGCCCTCGCCGCCGGCGATCCGCAACAGTTGGCGCCCTTGCTGGGTAACGAGCTGCAAGCGGCCGCGGTGAGCCTGGACCCGGCGCTGCGCCGTGCCTTGCGTGCCGGTGTCGAGGCGGGCGCACTGGCGGGCATCGTCTCTGGATCTGGTCCCACCTGCGCATTCCTGTGCTCGTCGGCGAGTTCGGCGATCGACGTCGGCACTCAGCTGTCCGGCGCCGGCGTGTGCCGCACTGTGCGCGTCGCCAGCGGACCGGTGCACGGTGCCCGCGTGGTGCCGGCGCCGGTGACCGAAGTGTGA
- the rsmA gene encoding 16S rRNA (adenine(1518)-N(6)/adenine(1519)-N(6))-dimethyltransferase RsmA encodes MAGVQRKSRCALTIRLLGRTEIRRLAKDLEFRPRKALGQNFVHDANTVRRVVSASGVSRSDHVLEVGPGLGSLTLALLDRGAAVTAVEIDRVLAGRLEQTVAEHSHSEVHRLTVLNRDVLSIRRNDLAAEPTAVVANLPYNVAVPALLHLLAEFPSVRTVMVMVQAEVAERLAAEPGGKEYGVPSVKMRFFGRVRRFGTVSPTVFWPIPRVYSGLVRIDRYDVSPWPTDEAFRRRVFELIDIAFAQRRKTSRNAFAEWAGSGNESAKRLLAASIDPARRGETLSIEDFVRLLRRSGEWNDNTAAGQEAS; translated from the coding sequence CTGGCCGGTGTGCAGCGGAAGAGCAGGTGCGCGCTGACCATCCGGCTGCTGGGCCGCACCGAGATCAGACGGCTGGCTAAAGACCTCGAGTTCCGGCCACGAAAGGCGTTGGGGCAAAACTTCGTTCACGACGCCAACACGGTGCGTCGGGTGGTGTCGGCGTCCGGGGTGAGCCGGTCCGACCACGTGCTGGAAGTGGGGCCCGGTTTGGGCTCGCTGACGCTGGCGTTGCTCGACCGTGGTGCCGCCGTTACCGCCGTCGAGATCGACCGCGTGCTGGCCGGCCGGCTGGAGCAGACCGTTGCCGAGCACTCCCACAGCGAGGTGCACCGGCTGACCGTGCTCAACCGCGACGTCTTGTCGATCCGCCGCAACGATCTGGCGGCCGAACCGACTGCGGTGGTTGCCAACCTGCCCTACAACGTCGCGGTTCCGGCGTTGTTGCATCTGCTCGCCGAGTTCCCATCGGTGCGCACCGTCATGGTGATGGTGCAGGCCGAGGTGGCCGAACGGCTCGCCGCTGAACCCGGTGGCAAGGAGTACGGCGTGCCCAGCGTCAAGATGCGGTTTTTCGGTCGGGTCCGCCGCTTCGGCACGGTGTCGCCGACGGTTTTCTGGCCGATTCCGCGGGTCTACTCCGGCCTGGTGCGCATCGACCGTTACGACGTGTCGCCCTGGCCCACCGACGAGGCCTTCCGCCGACGCGTGTTCGAACTGATCGACATCGCATTCGCTCAGCGGCGCAAGACGTCTCGCAACGCCTTCGCCGAATGGGCGGGTTCGGGCAACGAATCCGCAAAGCGGCTGCTGGCCGCCAGCATCGATCCCGCCCGCCGTGGCGAGACGCTGTCCATCGAGGACTTCGTGCGATTGCTGCGCCGCTCAGGGGAGTGGAACGACAACACTGCTGCCGGCCAAGAGGCGTCATAG
- a CDS encoding resuscitation-promoting factor, with translation MNVLTKLHQTPSPILRLLVAALLLVLTFAGGYAVAARKTVTLSVDGNRLAVTTMKSRVIDVLKENGYEVGDRDDLYPNGDERIHDADEIVLRRSRPLQISMDGHDTKQVWTTASTVDEALAQLAMTDTAPAAASRGSRVPLAGMALPVVTAKTVQINDGGAMRTVHLAAPNVAGLLDAAGVPLQQSDKVMPSASTPVTDGMQIEVTRIRMEKVTERVPLPPAAHRVEDPEMNVSRQVVEDPGSPGTQDVTFAVAKVNGVETGRLPVANTVITPARDAVLRVGTKPGTDVPPVPEATVWDVIARCEAGGNWSINTGNGYYGGVQFDQGTWERSGGLRYAPRADLATREEQIAVAQTVLERQGWGAWPVCSGRAGAR, from the coding sequence TTGAACGTACTCACGAAGCTGCACCAGACTCCATCACCCATCCTGCGGCTTCTGGTCGCCGCGCTGTTGCTGGTCTTGACGTTCGCGGGCGGGTACGCGGTTGCTGCTCGGAAGACGGTGACGTTGAGCGTCGACGGAAACCGGTTGGCCGTGACCACGATGAAGTCGCGGGTGATCGACGTGCTCAAGGAAAACGGCTACGAGGTCGGCGACCGCGACGACCTGTACCCCAACGGTGACGAGCGCATCCATGACGCCGACGAGATAGTGCTGCGGCGCAGCCGGCCGTTGCAGATCTCCATGGACGGCCATGACACCAAGCAGGTGTGGACCACGGCGTCCACCGTCGACGAGGCGCTGGCCCAGCTGGCGATGACCGACACCGCGCCAGCCGCGGCCTCCCGGGGCAGCCGGGTTCCGCTGGCGGGGATGGCGCTGCCCGTCGTCACCGCAAAAACCGTCCAGATCAACGACGGCGGCGCCATGCGCACCGTGCATCTGGCCGCGCCGAATGTCGCCGGGCTGTTGGACGCCGCCGGTGTGCCGCTGCAGCAAAGCGACAAAGTGATGCCGAGCGCCTCGACGCCCGTCACCGACGGCATGCAGATCGAGGTGACCCGTATCCGCATGGAGAAGGTCACGGAGCGGGTACCGTTGCCGCCGGCCGCGCATCGCGTCGAAGACCCGGAGATGAACGTCAGCCGGCAGGTCGTCGAAGATCCCGGTAGCCCCGGCACCCAAGACGTAACGTTCGCCGTGGCCAAGGTCAACGGGGTGGAAACCGGCCGGCTGCCGGTGGCCAACACGGTGATCACACCGGCCCGCGACGCGGTGCTGCGGGTCGGCACCAAGCCCGGCACCGACGTGCCGCCGGTGCCCGAGGCCACCGTGTGGGATGTCATCGCCCGCTGCGAAGCCGGCGGAAACTGGTCAATCAACACCGGAAACGGCTACTACGGTGGTGTGCAGTTCGACCAAGGCACCTGGGAACGCAGCGGCGGCTTGCGCTATGCCCCCCGCGCTGACCTGGCTACCCGCGAAGAGCAGATCGCGGTCGCCCAGACGGTGCTCGAACGGCAAGGCTGGGGCGCCTGGCCGGTGTGCAGCGGAAGAGCAGGTGCGCGCTGA
- a CDS encoding TatD family hydrolase codes for MRVSSNRTGKREAPPAPEPLAPLIDAHTHLDACGADDADGVRAIVERAAAVGVTAVVTIADDLGSARWVTRAAEWDPRVYAAVALHPTRAHTLTDAARAEIERLAAHPRVVAIGETGIDLYWPGRLDDCAEPQAQREAFAWHIDLAKRTGKPLMIHNREADAEVLEVLTSESAPDCVIFHCFSSGPAMARICVDAGWLLSLAGTASFRNARDLREAVPLIPSEQLLVETDAPFLTPHPYRGAPNEPYCLPYTVRALAELVGRPADELAQVTTANACRAYRLAADS; via the coding sequence GTGCGCGTGAGCTCCAACCGGACCGGTAAACGCGAGGCGCCCCCCGCCCCGGAGCCGTTGGCGCCGTTGATCGACGCCCACACCCACCTCGACGCGTGCGGCGCTGACGACGCCGACGGGGTGCGCGCCATCGTCGAGCGTGCCGCGGCCGTCGGAGTCACAGCGGTGGTGACCATCGCCGACGACCTGGGCTCGGCGCGTTGGGTGACCCGGGCGGCCGAATGGGATCCGCGGGTCTACGCCGCCGTAGCCCTGCATCCCACCCGCGCGCACACCCTCACCGACGCGGCACGCGCCGAAATCGAGCGACTGGCCGCCCATCCGCGGGTAGTGGCGATCGGCGAGACCGGGATAGACCTGTACTGGCCGGGCCGGCTCGACGATTGCGCCGAGCCGCAGGCACAGCGCGAGGCCTTCGCCTGGCATATCGATCTGGCCAAGCGGACCGGCAAACCGCTGATGATCCACAATCGGGAGGCTGACGCGGAAGTCCTCGAGGTCCTTACATCTGAGAGCGCCCCCGATTGTGTGATATTTCACTGCTTCTCGTCGGGTCCGGCGATGGCCCGCATCTGCGTCGATGCCGGTTGGCTGCTGAGCCTGGCCGGGACGGCCAGCTTCCGCAACGCCCGTGACCTGCGTGAAGCCGTTCCGCTGATCCCGAGCGAGCAGCTTCTGGTCGAGACCGACGCACCGTTTTTGACGCCGCATCCCTACCGTGGCGCTCCCAACGAGCCGTACTGCCTGCCCTACACTGTGCGGGCGTTGGCAGAACTCGTGGGACGACCGGCCGACGAGCTGGCGCAGGTCACCACGGCTAACGCTTGCCGCGCCTACCGGTTGGCAGCCGACTCTTAA
- the metG gene encoding methionine--tRNA ligase: MRPYYVTTAITYPNAAPHLGHVYEYIATDAIARFKRLDGFDVRFLTGTDEHGLKMAEAAAAEGIPTAALARRNSDVFQRLQERLNISFDRFIRTTDTDHHAASKAIWQRMADAGDIYLDIYSGWYSVRDERFFVESETQLLDDGTRIATETGAPLTWTEEQTYFFRLSAYADKLLAHYEANPDFIGPDVRRNEVVSFVSGGLRDLSISRTSFDWGIPVPDHPDHVMYVWVDALTNYLTGVGYPDTDSQLFRRYWPADLHMIGKDIIRFHAVYWPAFLISAGIELPRRVFAHGFLLNRGEKMSKSVGNVIDPVELIDTFGVDQVRYFLLREVPFGQDGSYSDEAMMTRINADLANELGNLAQRSLSMVAKNLDGIVAAPSGFSADDTELLGIADALLQQVRSHFDTQAMHLALEAIWRMLGAANKYFSAQQPWVLRKSESQDDQARFGTVLYVTCEVVRIAALLVQPVMPESAAKLLDLLGQPADARSFSAVGTRLAPGTVLPPPTAVFPRYQTE, from the coding sequence ATGAGGCCCTACTACGTCACTACCGCGATCACGTATCCCAATGCCGCACCGCACTTAGGGCACGTGTACGAGTACATCGCCACCGACGCGATCGCCCGGTTCAAGCGGCTGGACGGCTTCGACGTGCGGTTTCTGACCGGCACCGACGAACATGGGCTGAAGATGGCCGAGGCGGCGGCGGCCGAGGGGATTCCGACCGCTGCGTTGGCCCGGCGCAATTCCGATGTGTTCCAGCGGCTGCAGGAGCGGCTCAACATCTCGTTCGACCGCTTCATCCGCACGACCGACACCGACCACCATGCGGCCTCTAAGGCGATTTGGCAGCGGATGGCTGATGCCGGCGACATCTACCTCGACATCTACTCGGGCTGGTACTCGGTGCGCGACGAACGGTTCTTCGTCGAATCGGAGACCCAGCTGCTCGACGACGGGACTCGGATTGCCACCGAGACCGGCGCGCCGCTGACCTGGACCGAGGAACAGACCTATTTCTTTCGGCTCTCGGCGTACGCCGACAAGCTGCTGGCCCACTACGAAGCCAACCCCGATTTCATCGGTCCCGATGTGCGGCGCAACGAGGTGGTCAGCTTCGTCTCCGGCGGGCTGCGCGACCTGTCCATCTCCCGGACGTCGTTCGACTGGGGTATACCGGTGCCCGATCATCCCGACCACGTCATGTACGTGTGGGTCGACGCGCTGACCAACTACCTGACCGGTGTCGGCTACCCCGACACCGATTCGCAGCTGTTCCGCCGCTACTGGCCGGCCGATCTGCACATGATCGGCAAGGACATCATCAGGTTCCACGCGGTGTACTGGCCGGCGTTTTTGATCTCGGCCGGAATCGAGCTACCGCGAAGGGTTTTCGCACACGGATTTCTGCTCAACCGCGGCGAGAAGATGAGCAAATCGGTGGGCAACGTCATCGACCCGGTGGAGCTGATCGACACGTTCGGTGTTGACCAGGTCCGCTACTTCCTGCTGCGCGAGGTCCCGTTCGGCCAGGACGGCAGCTACAGCGACGAGGCGATGATGACCCGGATCAACGCCGACCTGGCCAACGAGCTGGGCAACCTCGCGCAACGGTCGCTGTCGATGGTGGCCAAGAATCTCGACGGAATCGTCGCCGCCCCAAGTGGATTCAGCGCCGACGACACAGAGTTACTGGGTATTGCCGACGCCCTGCTGCAACAGGTTCGGAGCCATTTCGACACCCAGGCCATGCATTTGGCGCTGGAGGCGATCTGGCGGATGCTCGGTGCGGCCAACAAGTACTTTTCGGCGCAGCAGCCGTGGGTACTGCGCAAGAGCGAATCGCAGGACGACCAGGCACGGTTTGGCACAGTCCTTTACGTGACCTGCGAGGTGGTCCGCATTGCGGCGCTGCTTGTTCAGCCGGTAATGCCGGAGTCGGCGGCCAAGCTGCTGGACTTGCTCGGCCAGCCCGCTGACGCGCGGTCGTTCAGTGCGGTCGGGACTCGGCTCGCCCCGGGCACGGTTTTGCCGCCGCCGACGGCCGTGTTCCCGCGCTATCAGACGGAATGA
- a CDS encoding questin oxidase family protein yields the protein MGSLDYTEAVNVALDRLRTTGFYIGHFFANHGPMAAEALAKLGYCDEVDGWVDANIHHRQHGPLPDPTQPITEWQTSLGQRDRGGDWVELFRRELAEAAWRDVLQRWWPRLLPGCAGSLTHGLIRTAHAVRSLRDSAQPTELQMDELARGLALWATTYQPLETGPVDGGNLDAGAVDRALSELTAEYAGHYTSTMPSFPVPLIHTITAPAAMRLLLAEVPADLHALSLRTIAEVNRELFVAFGGQRMVDTPAQPDTERTFSDLAAAAVELGDEHAIKICEAAARENALRPDPRYLGAASAATNLIRQRSGPT from the coding sequence ATGGGATCGCTGGACTACACCGAAGCGGTGAATGTTGCGTTGGATCGCTTGCGCACGACCGGTTTTTACATTGGTCACTTCTTCGCCAACCACGGCCCGATGGCCGCCGAAGCGCTGGCCAAGCTCGGCTACTGCGACGAGGTCGACGGCTGGGTTGACGCTAACATCCATCACCGCCAACACGGACCACTGCCGGATCCGACCCAGCCGATCACCGAGTGGCAGACCTCCTTGGGCCAACGCGACCGCGGCGGCGACTGGGTAGAGCTGTTTCGCCGTGAACTCGCCGAGGCGGCATGGCGAGATGTGCTGCAGAGGTGGTGGCCGAGGCTGTTGCCGGGTTGCGCCGGGTCACTCACCCACGGCTTGATTCGCACCGCTCACGCCGTGCGCTCGCTGCGGGATAGCGCTCAGCCCACCGAGCTTCAGATGGACGAACTCGCCCGCGGTCTCGCGCTCTGGGCGACCACGTACCAGCCACTGGAAACCGGCCCCGTTGACGGCGGCAATCTAGATGCGGGCGCCGTCGACCGGGCGCTGAGCGAGCTGACGGCCGAATACGCCGGTCACTACACCTCGACCATGCCCTCCTTCCCAGTTCCGTTGATTCACACCATCACCGCGCCGGCGGCGATGCGACTGCTCCTGGCCGAAGTACCAGCTGACCTGCATGCGCTGTCGCTGCGCACCATCGCCGAGGTCAACCGGGAATTGTTCGTCGCCTTCGGCGGGCAGCGCATGGTGGACACGCCAGCCCAGCCAGACACCGAGCGCACGTTTAGCGACCTCGCCGCTGCCGCCGTTGAACTCGGCGACGAACATGCGATCAAGATCTGCGAGGCTGCCGCGCGGGAGAATGCCTTGCGCCCGGACCCGCGGTATCTCGGCGCCGCAAGTGCTGCCACCAACCTGATCCGGCAAAGGTCAGGGCCGACGTGA
- a CDS encoding MBL fold metallo-hydrolase, translated as MAAATVDLAGHTPGSVGVLAHTDGGWILLAGDAAWHTLQIDETRQKTSYPGGLADEDRDLSFQTLHRLHKARRSMRIIPTHDYAASRSLVPQGITFDRHAGG; from the coding sequence ATGGCTGCGGCCACGGTTGACCTTGCTGGCCACACCCCGGGAAGCGTGGGCGTACTCGCACACACCGATGGCGGCTGGATCCTATTAGCGGGCGACGCCGCTTGGCACACGCTGCAGATCGACGAGACCCGGCAAAAGACCAGCTATCCCGGTGGGCTTGCCGACGAAGACCGCGACCTGTCCTTTCAAACGCTGCACAGACTGCACAAAGCTCGACGAAGCATGCGCATCATCCCCACACATGACTACGCAGCATCGAGAAGCCTAGTGCCGCAGGGCATCACCTTCGACCGCCACGCGGGTGGCTGA
- a CDS encoding MerR family transcriptional regulator, giving the protein MADTVAIGRAAAELGIEPHVLRHWEDVGVLVPQRTSTGHRRYDDETTDPCAPHPAVPKGGIVAGRHPCLVRRKPRGAHRDCRHNRERIVRAINNLQRAEQFLAHVLSCVHPIVSECPECAGFANTDDFAASPLGNRGDRR; this is encoded by the coding sequence ATGGCCGACACAGTCGCGATCGGGCGCGCCGCCGCGGAGCTGGGAATAGAGCCGCATGTCCTTCGGCATTGGGAGGACGTCGGCGTGCTGGTTCCACAGCGCACATCGACAGGTCATCGTCGCTATGACGACGAAACTACTGACCCGTGCGCGCCTCATCCGGCTGTGCCAAAGGGCGGGATTGTCGCTGGCCGACATCCGTGCCTTGTACGCCGCAAACCGCGCGGAGCGCATCGGGATTGTCGCCACAACCGCGAACGAATCGTTCGCGCGATCAACAACCTACAACGCGCAGAGCAGTTCCTCGCGCATGTACTGAGCTGCGTGCATCCCATCGTGTCCGAATGTCCCGAATGCGCCGGCTTCGCCAACACAGACGACTTCGCCGCCTCGCCGCTGGGCAACCGTGGCGACCGGCGATGA
- a CDS encoding DoxX family protein — translation MHTAYIVVTLVAIACNGFSGVSALVHFAPVIPGMQAAGVPLSWLTFPIGTLKTLGTLGLVVGLWIPAIGLAAAAGLVIFFVCAMYTHVLAHDMSPQFGLASVLLALNSATLTLTLATHPIL, via the coding sequence ATGCACACCGCCTACATTGTCGTGACACTGGTCGCGATTGCCTGCAACGGATTTTCCGGCGTGAGCGCCTTGGTCCACTTCGCCCCGGTCATTCCGGGCATGCAGGCGGCTGGGGTGCCCCTGTCCTGGCTAACGTTTCCGATCGGCACACTCAAGACGCTCGGCACGTTGGGCCTTGTTGTCGGCCTGTGGATTCCGGCCATTGGTCTCGCGGCAGCGGCCGGACTGGTCATCTTTTTTGTCTGCGCGATGTACACCCATGTGCTGGCCCACGACATGTCGCCGCAATTTGGGCTTGCGTCGGTCCTGCTCGCCCTCAATAGCGCCACCTTGACGCTCACACTCGCCACACACCCGATTCTTTAG